atgttaaatgaaatacatacctgttgatattaaataaatgtgttCCTTTTTgtagaaaagcaaaaaataataaaatatgaaaaagattaataaattaaactataaacaaatatattcacGGATTCAACTATAATATacagaagaaaaaatagtatacaaagataaatatatatatatatatatttaaacagaaataaatactaagtgaaataaatataattaaacaaataaatgataaagtaAAACATAAACCTATTAACACcaaataaatctatttcttcttgtacaaaaatagaatcaagcaatcatcatagaattatatatatatataaactaacaccataagataaataaatattaaaatttgataaaaaaaaaaaaagatattgtaGTGATTATTACCTCAGTAATTTTCAagtatcatgaaaaataatatcatgataaatagCAAAGTTAATAGTATAGCCATACCAGAGATAAgtataaacataaataaatagtaaaatttaataaggCTATAgattgttaattaaataatttcagtaacaatgaaaaaaatatcatgaaaaagTGTAAGTTTCCCACTGCaacatagaaaaataataaaaataagcatatGGACTACGGAGTGTCgagttataaaattatttaattatatgaattcaattataatattagaataatattataatattataatgttgtataagataatatattataatattataatacaaataaaattggtCATAATGTTGGAGATAAGATTTTTGataagtacaaaataaatatttaatatacttaaaGTAGATGTTCTGactaagaaaattttttcttgataaataaataattcaattataatattaaaatatataagatttcAGATaactacaaaataaatattgaatatattcaaaaatagataatatttataaatatgaattaaattattaattcataagaaatGAGATTCTCTAAAccaatgaaattttttcttggtaattaaaaaatacaaaaacataaaaaagaaaagaaaagtatttgatcaaaattgaagaaatttggCTAAACTTCGTTCTGccgttttgaaaattttagtttactgttaaaatagttttggcaaatcaaaataaataaaatatatatataaataaatataaaacggTGTAAGAGTCACGTCACTTTACGTTGTCCTAAGATCGTGATGGCCTCCCTCTATGCAGGTACTATCAGCTCACAGAAAGATTAGAAAACTAGATCTTATATTACagtttcaatttaaattaaaaatatttatccgTATCTTGGTATGAATTTTTTACTAGTCAGGTAGTATTAAAGGATGTAGCACACAAAAGTTACgtctgaaattaattaaaaaatttaaaatagttattatttttatcttaattgaataactagaaaatatatattaaaaaaatagtttaataagAAGagagatgaaagaaaaaatgggtgaacatttttaaaagaaaagaggaatgagagaaaaaaaatataaaaaatgacgagagagagagaaaaaagatatTGCTGAACTatttaaagataataaataaaaagattaagatAACAGGAGAATGATTGACAATAATAAAAGAGTAAAAGTTTAAACCCTCATTTTTCCGAGAAACGAAAAGTAatgtagagagagagggagagagtgTGTAATCCATacctttatataattaaaaaaattatctttcgatatttttaattatttgatatattaatttattttaacctcTGTTTTTCTCTTTCGTTCTCTCTCCTCAACTTCgcttttctagaaaaaatctacattttttttcttgtctaatttttttcagtaaatttggctaatatatattttttaaaattataatacttttgtaaaatctatatttattttaatgaatatCGTGGCCCTGAGCGTATAATCTTTATCCGACTATGGAAGTAATTGaaactaaatgaaaaaattgaaacagaaAAAGATGAAAGGCAAAGGAGAGTGGAGGGGAGgaagacagagagagagaatcgTCTGTCTTGTAGCGTCTCTGATATTTTAAAGACGTTATCTCTTTGCATTACACATAGCGGCATGTATGTACATATAGATTTTAATGCACATATGAACAtcaaatatagatatagatactGAACTCATACTTGCGCACTCATGTGAGCCTCCTCTTTTGTTTCCTTCAGTTTCTTGGCTgtcttctttgttttatttttattgaataaatgaaCACTTCCTTATACTCCAATTCTACTGTCAAAGTTTTCATATGGTTATGTCTTTGTTTGTTATCTGCTGTAAAAGAATTGTGCGGATATGTTTTCTGTATCTTGCCcaagaaatttgcaatttcaagaaatacatATTATCTGGAGTTAATTGCCTCAAGATTTGCTTTCGGTTGTAAAAGATACACAAAGAAATGATCAGTTCCACCATGTGTGCAGGTTTCTTgcaattcttgttttttttttcccctcgtTCAGATGCTAATTTGAGCATGACATAGAACAGCGAAATTTGAGCAGTTAGACTGATCCTTTGTAAAAAGCACATGGTCATGTTTGTTTATTATTCTCTCATTCTCTACATGGCTCCTCTTTTAtcaaggaagaagaaagaagagtaCATTCTGGAGATTACCATGTAAATTTGCCGTCTCCCTATTTTTGTAGGTTATCTGTCAAGTGCCCTGCAAATTACATGATCGTGGGACAAAGACACTCTGCGTGTGGGTTCAAGTGGAGAGCAAAAGGTGCTGGTGTTGAATCTACTGAGAAGTGGAAACGTGACAGCCTTTACATTGACAAACGTGGGAAATTCAGAAACTTCAATCATAAAAAggttttgagaaaaaaaggtatcaaattattttgttgatatgTGCAGACCATGCAGATAAACACAGCTCTTTCCGTCTTGTCTAAAATCTTCATTGTGTTGAAGGTGGTTCATTGAGGGGCCAAGGATGGAAATATGGATCTGGATTTGTTGATGGAATTTTCCCAGTCTTGAGCCCCATTGCTCAAGAGATTCTCAACTTTCTGCACAAGGAAGTCGACGTAAGTAGAATATGGTCTTCCTTGGACAATTTGCCTCCCACCAACACTACTTGGGATGACTTAATCAGTATAGCAGTTTGTCTTCGtctcaaaaaaaaatgggatCCAATCATAGTGGTATacaactctttctcctttcctttcttCCCCCTGaatatttcttcatcttccttCATAGTATTTGCTAAACTACAAAGACTTACAgcatattcattttatttgagtTGCTTGTCTATAACATTGGCAGCACATTTTCAGACGTGTGAATGGATATTGCAAAGGAGCTCCTTCAAGCCTGACATAATTTGCTACAATCTACTTATAGAGGCTTATGGACATAAACTACGTTCCAAGAAGGCAGAATCCACTTATTTAGAACTCCTTGAAGCTAGATGCATTCCGACTCAGGATACTTATGCACTTCTTCTAAAAGCATACTGCAAATGTGGTTTGCTGGAGCACGCAGAAGCTGTCTTTGCCGAGATGCGAAAAAATGCCTTTCATCCTAGTATGTCTTGATATTGTCCATGGTCTTGTTatcatttttagaaagaaaagaaacatactATTAAGAATCTTGCCTTTTGCTTTTCAGTAAATTTTCTGTCAGCTTTATAGATGATGAATTCAGACTGGATTGTGGCCTATGAAGCTCTTTGGGATTCAgcgtaattgtaatttatttaacctcTTCAGGCGCCATTGTATATAATGCTTATATCGATGGGCTATTGAAACGAAGAGATTCTGAACATGCTCTTGCTATCTTCCAAAGGATGAAGCGAGAGAACTGCGAGCCAACCACTGAGACTTACACACTGATCATCAATTTGTATGGGAAGGTGATCACTTATGAGTTTGTCCATTGGTCTTTGaacaaaatttcttttctCATCATTCTGTCTATTGTTCTTTTCACAGCAAAACAAATCTTATATGGCCTTAGAGGTGTTTCGTGAGATGAAGAGTAGAAAGTGTAAACCGAATATTTGCACTTACACTGCGCTGGTGAATGCCTGTGCAAGGGACGGACTTTGTGAAAAGGCAGAAGAGATTTTTGAACAATTGCAGGAAGCAGGGCACGAGCCTGATGTGTATGCTTATAATGCCCTCATGGAAGCTTACAGGTAATTATCAAACCAACCCCGGTTTGGTGAAGATATAATCTGACTTTATTTGTGGTCATAATAAAGCAACTGATGAATAGGTGAACAGAATCTATAGATCAACCTAGTCGCTTTTTGGTATAAATCTACGAATCATTTTCAATAGACTTGTTGAAGATGTAATGCTGTCGCTTTCTTTCTTGACAGCCGAGCTGGTTTTCCTTATGGTGCTGCAGAAATATTTTCCCTCATGCAACATATGGGATGCGAACCAGACAGAGCCTCATATAACATAATGTTGGATGCTTATGGGAGAGCCGGTCTTCATCAAGGTATCTGCACCTTGAATCCAGTCCAATTTAGTGAATTATG
This genomic window from Sesamum indicum cultivar Zhongzhi No. 13 linkage group LG12, S_indicum_v1.0, whole genome shotgun sequence contains:
- the LOC105175950 gene encoding pentatricopeptide repeat-containing protein At2g35130 isoform X2, coding for MLSVKCPANYMIVGQRHSACGFKWRAKGAGVESTEKWKRDSLYIDKRGKFRNFNHKKVLRKKGGSLRGQGWKYGSGFVDGIFPVLSPIAQEILNFLHKEVDVSRIWSSLDNLPPTNTTWDDLISIAVCLRLKKKWDPIIVTCEWILQRSSFKPDIICYNLLIEAYGHKLRSKKAESTYLELLEARCIPTQDTYALLLKAYCKCGLLEHAEAVFAEMRKNAFHPSAIVYNAYIDGLLKRRDSEHALAIFQRMKRENCEPTTETYTLIINLYGKQNKSYMALEVFREMKSRKCKPNICTYTALVNACARDGLCEKAEEIFEQLQEAGHEPDVYAYNALMEAYSRAGFPYGAAEIFSLMQHMGCEPDRASYNIMLDAYGRAGLHQGAQAVFDEMKRLGIEPTVKSHMLLISAYSRMGNVLKCEELVNQMQESGIEPDTFVLNAMLNLYGRLGQFEKMEQVLTAMEEGACKADISTYNILINTYGRAGFVDKMEELFVSLPSKNLRADVVTWTSRLGAYSRKKQYKRCIEIFEEMIDTGCYPDGGTAKVLLSCCSNEDQIEQVTTVIRTMHKATLQS